A genomic region of Saccopteryx bilineata isolate mSacBil1 chromosome 1, mSacBil1_pri_phased_curated, whole genome shotgun sequence contains the following coding sequences:
- the LOC136319418 gene encoding 3-oxoacyl-[acyl-carrier-protein] reductase-like: protein MNKVCAVFGGSRGTGRAVAQLMAQKGYRLAIIARNLEVAKAAAGDLGGGHLAFSCDVAKEYDAQNTFEEMEKYLGPINFLVNTDGMNRLVTNLSTFLIRSTTEDTITQLHTNFLGSMLTCKAAMKTMIQQQRGSIVNAGSVVGLKGNAGQCVYSASKGGLVGFSRALAKEVARKKIRVNVVAPGQ from the exons ATGAACAAAGTCTGTGCTGTCTTTGGAGGCTCCCGGGGTACTGGCAGGGCGGTGGCCCAGTTAATGGCCCAGAAAGGCTACCGATTGGCCATCATCGCCAGAAACCTGGAAGTAGCCAAAGCCGCCGCCGGAGACCTCGGCG GTGGTCATTTGGCATTTAGCTGTGATGTTGCCAAAGAATATGATGCTCAAAATACCTTTGAGGAGATGGAGAAATATTTAGGTCCCATTAACTTCTTGGTAAATACAGATGGAATGAACAGGTTGGTCACAAATTTAAGTACatttctaat TAGAAGTACAACTGAAGACACGATAACTCAGCTTCATACTAACTTTTTGGGTTCCATGCTGACCTGTAAAGCTGCCATGAAAACTATGATTCAACAACAGAGAGGGTCTATTGTTAATGCAG GAAGTGTCGTTGGTTTAAAAGGCAATGCCGGCCAGTGTGTGTACAGCGCCAGCAAAGGCGGACTGGTCGGATTCTCACGCGCTCTTGCTAAAGAAGtagcaagaaagaaaatcagagtgAATGTGGTTGCACCAGGTCAGTGA